In one Heptranchias perlo isolate sHepPer1 unplaced genomic scaffold, sHepPer1.hap1 HAP1_SCAFFOLD_1566, whole genome shotgun sequence genomic region, the following are encoded:
- the LOC137309271 gene encoding poly(A)-specific ribonuclease PNLDC1-like, protein MADQGGIFEPRSPLIGEYLATVQPHSNNINLIRARVSFASLSGADPVAQRPPILLVKVRRGWNSSTAEIAKEFATFCSLDVRQEGPGHYLLATNEWKGARKILRTYKAHPVFRVEPYRYWSHSPTATSAFRVCCSVATASLLVFLLSRAG, encoded by the exons ATGGCTGATCAGGGCGG gaTCTTCGAGCCCCGGTCCCCGCTGATCGGGGAATATTTGGCGACTGTTCAGCCTCACAGCAACAACATCAATCTGATCAGGGCCCGAGTTTCATTTGCG TCTCTGTCTGGAGCTGACCCAGTTGCTCAGCGACCTCCCATTTTGCTGGTGAAAGTTCGTCGGGGCTGGAACTCCAGTACGGCCGAGATCGCAAAGGAATTCGCCACGTTCTGCTCACTGGACGTGAGGCAGGAGGGTCCAGGACATTACCTGCTGGCAACCAATGAGTGGAAGGG GGCCAGAAAGATCCTGAGGACGTACAAGGCTCATCCTGTATTCCGGGTGGAACCATACCGCTACTGGAGTCACTCGCCGACTGCGACCAGCGCCTTCCG ggTCTGTTGTTCAGTCGCCACGGCCTCGCTGCTGGTCTTCCTCCTGAGCCGAGCCGGGTAG